In Setaria viridis chromosome 5, Setaria_viridis_v4.0, whole genome shotgun sequence, the genomic stretch TCTTGTTTAACCAAACTGACATTTTTCCTCCCTGCTGTTATGCTCACAGTCAATGCAGAGGTAGTGCTTAAAGTGACAAATGTTGATGGCATGTACGATGCGGACCCCAAGCACAACCCAAATGCCAGCCTTCTTGAGACTGTGAGCTATCATGAAGTAACAACAAGAGATCTCTCAGTAATGGACATGACTGCCATTACACTATGCCAAGAAAACCAACATTCCTTGTATGGATGCTATCACTTTTGATACTTAGTGTTGCATTTAATTgcctattttaattttttaatcttGCACTTCATTTTCCAGTTGTCGTCTTTAACTTGCAAAAGCCGGGAAACCTTGCAAAGGCTATTGTTGGTGAGAAGGTTGGTACCTTTATCGGCTGCACaagaaatcaggaacaaaatgGAAACGCATTAGGCGAAGAAAGAAGATTGGTTAATGAGGTGTGAGTTCAACAGTTGCACGTCTTGGGACTCTCCCTTTTCTTATTTATTAGTTGCCTAGGAAGTTTTAcggggttgggttgggttgggttgggggcTAGTGCTGGAATGAGGCTTGATTAATGATCAAAATTCTGATAGTTGTAACCTTGGAAGAAGACAGGTTCAAAATTTTCCAACCGAGTGCTCCTAGACACAAGGAGATTATTAATTATTACCTAATAAAACTAAATCTATAGTATAATATAAGGATTGCCTCTAGATGTTCCTAAAGAAAATTTCACAGCTCCCTGTGTTATATCGCAGATGACATTTTTAGTAAATTTCCCCAACAACACTTGTTAAAAGAATTGATGATTCTGTTGAGTCCTTTCTCCAACATGTTGAAGCATGAAAGATTATCTTACAATGAAATGCATCAAATTAAAAGCTGCTGGTGTCAACCAATCGCGCATTCATCTGGTTGTTTGCGGTTGATTTTGAGATTGTCTGATTAGTGTCATGGTGCTACTTCCTAGCATCTCCTGATATCTCTCTGCTTTTTGGGAGCAATGTAACTAGACATGCGTTCTTTATAATCCTATTGGTTTTATTCACTACATGATTTTCTATGGTTGAGAAGAAGCGAGGGTTCTAGGCAATACAGTCTGGAATTTGAGGGGTGGCCTGTGCTCTCACTCGTTGTAAgctgggtccgcccctgccTCGGGATGAAGTAAAGACTGAGGGGGGGAGGGGTTTGGAGCCAAAGAAAAAAATCCATATGAAGCAGTTTGGATTGAGAGTTGATCGAAGTTATGAAATAATGTTCTAGGCATTTTTTGGTCGTTTAAAAAAGTGTTCTAGTCATTTTCCGgttgtaaaaaaaaagtattgtAGGCACATTTTTTAAGATTCACGCATCGTATGGAAGTGACTAATTTTGTTTGTTATAATCTCCATTCAAAATTACTTGATGCTTTGCACAGCCAAACTAATTTGTAGGCTCGAAAACGTTAATAGTGTTTACCGGAGGATAATATTCATAGGATATATCTGTTACTATTGTGCATTGCCCTGCTGTGCAAGTGCAACACTAAGCCAAACAAAATCCTTAAACAAGCAATAAGCGAAACAAGACGGAATTTTGGAAAATGTGCCATAGAAAAGACAAGAAATTTGTTGGAAACAAGAAGAAATTGaacaattttcaaaaaaaaagaaattcaacaAGAAGAAGACGTTATAAACAGgcgtgaaaaagaaaaacggtgtgcgctccggcggcggcggtgagccgCAGCAACGGTCTCCTCACCTGAGCAACAAGAAGACCTGCAGGTGGAGTGACTGGCCGTCGCTGACGACGCAGGCCTCTGACTGGAGACTCCCCGGACACAGCTCCCGAAGCGAGAGCCCTCGCCACGTCATCACTCTCCGACGCGTCAGAGGAAGGAGGACCGAGCCCGCGCCTCCCCCCACCTCCCGTTGCCCGCCCCCCACCCCCGTGCATCCGCCGCCATgggccgccgcgcgccctcGTCGACGAGCTCGCCTGAGCTGCGGCGCAagcgcacggcggcgccggccccggAGCCCCCCACGCCGCGCCGCTTCCGCTCCATGGCCGACGTCATGCGCCGCTCGCGCCCCGTCGGCGCGCCGCCCCCCGTCGCCCGCGCGCGCGAGGAGGCCGCCTACGACGCCCTCCTCTGCGACACCTGCGGCTCCGGCGACCGCGACGACGAGCTGCTCATCTGCGACCGCTGCGACCGCGGCCGCCACACATTCTGCCTCCGACCCATCGCCGCCAAGGTCCCCATCGGCCCATGGTTCTGCCCCGACTGCGCCCCGCCCGCCAAGCCCGTCAAAGGTGAGTCTTGGGGCCCCACCTCGCGACCTCGATCTCCACATTTCGCCTCTTCTTCCCTCTTTCTTCAGATTTTTAAGGGGCTCTTTCTTCCCATTGATTATTGCATTCTTTCTTGTGCTATCTCATCTTCTCACTGTTTTTTCCTGCTTCCTTCTTCTGTTTTGGGGATCTCGTAGGGTTTCCGATGAAGCAGACCAagatcgtcgatttcttccggATTCAGAAGGATGACCAGGATGGCGTGCCCGCGAAATGTAGGCTCTCCCAAGGTAATTCCTTCCACCTACGTGCACCATGGCACAGTGCCGTGTGATATGCGAGACATTTTGTTTTTATTGCTTGTGTCGATGATCCATGGAGTAGCGTCTTGGCTATTGATGAATTCGATGCGGTCCTAGTATAGTGTTTTTTATTTAAGCCTCCACGCTTGTTGATTATCTTGCATTGTACTGTAATTTCATTGTCCAAAATGTCATCAGCACAGGTTAGATGCACCTGCAAAGAGCTAGCGGCAGCGAAAAATTACTCTTAACATGCCATCCATGTCTCTTTGGCATTGTATGTTATACTATGCACTTGTGTGCATGGCTAGCTGATCGATGCAGCATTGTCCACAAATATCCCCTGTGAATCGGAAATTCTAGACAACAAACACTATGGCTATGTCAAAATGTGGCATACACTTACATTATGACTGGAAATAGGCGGGAAAGTATTACTGGAAATATATCATTTGTTTATCATTCAAGGCTGTATGGATTGACTGACTTCTGTTGCGGGTATATGTTTGATGTGTACCCTCTTATCTTGGCTGCATTCATTTAATTTAACCATAGATAGTTCCCGCCTTTGCCCTTCCATAATGCACTTGTCTTCTTTCTATAGTCACTGGTACAGTCTCCAATAAGCTGTTTTTTAATCTATGTGCAGTTCAACTTCATTTACCCAACCCTCAAATAAATGAGCCTCTAATGAACAAACATTTCCTTCATCTTGATGGTGCATTCTTTGCAGTAGTAATGGCAATGTGTGattggaaaaaataaagaatGTGCGACTCATTATGCAGATTCTTTTGGTGATTAGTTTTGTTGTATGTTAAGTGTATGTTCCATATACTTCATAGATGCATTTACTATGGTACCATAGATGCATTTACTATGGTACTAACTCGAGTAAtttacttcatcttttttagatGTCAGAAGGCGAAGGAAGCGTTCTCTCGTTATGcacaagaaaaggaggaggataCTGCCATTTGTCCCAACTGAAGACAGAGCTAGAAGACTGAAACAAATGGCTTCTCTGGCCACTGCTTTGACATCTTCAAAAACGGAGTTCAGTAATGAGTTGACTTACATGCCCAATATGGCTCCTAGATCTTCCAATCAGGCAAGATTGGAGGACGGTGGTATGCAGGTTAGCAAATGTTTCACCTGAAATAATGTTATAGCCATATGGTGTTTTTTTGTTCTAATTTTGCACTCCTCATCTTTAAAGGTTCTTCCCAAAGAGGACAAAGAAACCATAGAGCTGTGCAGAACCATGCAACAAAGAGGCGAATGCCCTCCACTCCTTGTGGTCTTTGATTCGCATGAAGGGTACTTTCTTGAACTCATGGCACTCAGTTATTTAGTTTTGGAAAGTTTGCCCCCAAAGTTAGCGTTTGCGCTTTTGTGCCCCAAATTGGCTATTTGTGTGGATGAAACTGGTATTTGTGTGTGCGTCActgcccacccacccacacacacacaaatttCAGTGGCGAACACACAAATTCTGTTGCGTGTGAGCAAAACAGCGGAATCTATGGAATACACACACATTTTTCTTTACATTTTCAGTACAAAGTAATACTGATGCGTAGCTATTTTCAGTTTCACTGTGCAGGCTGATGCCGATATTAAGGATATGACCTTCATCGCTGAATATGTTGGGGATGTTGATTATTTGGAGAACAGGGCAAACGATGATTGTGACTGTATTATGACACTCCTTTTGACAGCAGATCCTTCCCAGAGGCTGGTCATTTGCCCCGACAAACGTGGAAACATTTCTCGCTTTATTAGCGGCATCAATAACCACACACCGTGAGTAGTTGTTTTTCTGATTGTGCTGTGCTCTCAGCTCAAAGAAAGGTTGTGCACTGTATTCTAAGGTTGGAACTATTAAATTGTTGCAGGGATGGCAAGAAGAAGCAGAATGTCAAATGTGTGCGGTATGACATTGATGCGGAGAGCCATGTCTTGCTGGTGGCCTGCCGTGATATAGCTTGTGGTGAAAAGCTATATTACGATTACAATGGATATGAGCATGCGTATCCCACTCATCATTTCCTCTAACCACCCCTAAAATTTTGACCCACCCAGCAGTAAGGAGGCTGGGCAAAATAGTGCTTATTGGCAATATTTCCAGCATTGCCACCAAAAAATCCAATAACTTATTATACTGCTCATTGGTACAAATGACAGGTTTGATCCAATTTTCGGAAGAGATCCTAATGACGGAAATTGATAGGTGCTGGTGACTGGTAGAAGTAACTCCCTAATTCAGTTATGGAGCCAAGAGGAATCTTCATTGTTCCTGCTCTCAAGATGCATCTTctcattctttttattttattcagGGGTTCTGATTTCCAATCCCTTTCGTGAGAGTAAATAGTTGTCTGTGTGTCTCCAATTGTGAGAATGCCTGTAGTGAAGCTAACTGTTGCTGATTAAAGGGTCATTTCGAGTGGATAGAATTGTTTTCCCTTCTAGTACCTCTGTCACCATGCTGACGATCGATCAATAACGGAAGAAAACACTTTTCACTTTTCATTACGGTGGTGGACTTGTGGTTTCACCACCTCAACCACCAGAGTCAAATATCTAGTTGGTGCAGCAAAACGCCACAACAAATGCTTGATTTTCTAGGAGAGTGTTattgttttttgtttgttttttctctCCTAATAAAAGTTCAGCAAGACTCTTGCCGtctgttaaaaaaaatgattttcTTAGGTATGCCCAATTTCCTCACTTTTTTTATAACGGAATTTCCGTATTACTTTACTCGAGAAGCTGACAAATCGGTTGTTAGGCGCTAGTAGGGCCACACAAGGCCTAAATGGGAAGACAACCCGAGCCCGATACAGTTTAATCCTTAGGGTCCCAAGGTGTCAGTTTGTAAAAGTATTGCTTGAAATACTGTGCTTTGCATTTCAATTCAGGAAAATCCCATCCAGGTCTACTAGTACTGCAAGACCAGTACCCATCACCATTCAAATTTCCAATACAACATCGCGCGATGCGAACTGGTTACATGTTCGTGGCTTCATGCCACTCTTGCTAGCATCAGATCTCGGATCTCTCACAATCAATCAACATAAAACCAGGCGTCTTAAACAAGAGTACAAGCATCTAAAACAGCCATGCAACAAACTCCAGGTTGTGGTGAACATGACCAGCAATCACAATATCCTCTTGATCAATCTGAACCCCAAGCCTCATCACGCATGGCTTGTCGAGCAGCAATCCTGttctttctctcttcctcctgCTTCTTCAGCTCATCTGACCCGAAGTTTGTAAACTGCTTCAGCCCCATACCATGAGCAATTAGCCTTTGTGCTGTTCTTGCAGATGTCTTTGGTCTTGGCTTGGGTGGTTCTAGGTCTGCACCAAGATACATTCTCAGTAAGGCCATACAACCAAGAGAGGCGAGCAAGTAGAACAGAAACGTCACAAGACAAAAGCTGTTACCTCTACCATCTATTTTTGTCAATAAATCATCATTCTCCTTCATTGACCGCACTTTGTATCTTGGAGGTATGCAAGATTGAGCCTCAGTAGCTACAAGTTAATTGGAAAGAATAAAGGGATCAGAACACATGCAACCAAAGCTACAAGAACAATGGCAGTGGATGGCTGGACAGCTCATATCATCCGCATCAGGTTCTAGCCTTAACAGAATAGAACAACAGTGAACCAGCAAAAAATTGAACAATCAACCCATGAAACATAGCAAAATGTGCATCCTGTTGCCTACTTTGGACTTGACCAAAATATAACATACATTCCGAGCATTCCATTCACACAAGGGAATTGTGTTTTATCTCTCATCAGATTGTGCCATAAGAACAACCACGCAGAAATAGTGTTAGAAAGAGCTGTAAGAATCAAAGTACCAGCTGATGGAGTCCGGAAAACAGCAAGTGCAGAAGTATCATTAACCCAGCGAATGGCAACTCCATGATCCCCAAACTTCTCAAAAATCCTTTCCAGATCTATTGTGCGCGTGCTTGGTGAAAAGTCATATAGGACAAGGACATGCCTTGTTCCAAGCTGTGCAGCAGCTACAAAAACCAAGCCAAAGAATAAGCCCTTCATCTCTCAGCATAAGCAAGCTAACTGTAGAGACAGAAATGAATACCCTGAATACCTGTCACAGCACTGTTCTCCTGCTCATTTACATGGTCTTTTGATCCACTCTGAGGACTAGACTCTTTGTCATCCAAATCCCGTTCTGAACCACACTGGTCACTGTACAGAACACTCTTATCATAGAGAAATgaacccctccctctcctttttGGTCCTGAAGACGTGCTGCTACTTTTCTCTGAAGAGCTACAAGAAGGCACCCTAGCTTCTTGCTCCAGGGAGTGCACTAGTGTGCCATCAAGTGCGCCGCTATCTGCAATAGCCTCCCAATCTGCAAGCATCAAAGAAGGAATGTAAGATCTCAGTTTTCTGTGTGCTATGTTCACAAGATAAATAGGTTGGGCATGCCATATAAACAATACCATCCTCTTCGGCTTCATTGTTCTGTTCAGTATTAGCAGAGACTTCAGAGTCCTTTGAACCCATGGCACCCTCTTGTGATGAACATTTCTCTGTTGGCTCCTGATCCCTTCAGAAACATTGTTTTGACAGAAAACAAACAGAAGTAAGAAGATAGGAAAGGGGCGCCCAAATAGGAGGTTACAGATCAAGCCACCTAAACCGAGAAAGTCAAACTAGTACATAGCCACTTAACTTCCTGATACTGCTATTTCAGACACATCACACATCGTATTTTGCCACTGAATCTTGAGTTTTACAAAGAATCTACTAGCAGCCAAGACCCAACGTAATCACGCAGAGAAATGGAGTGGCAATATAGTCAAGTAATCCAGATGCTAAAAGTAGCAGCCAATAGACTAGTGGAATTTTTCAGATGACAAAAGTAGGAgtaatccaccagaacacaagTGACCAATCCCTCCTGATCCTACATCACATTATTAGGATCCTATGTATAAACCCAGTGGCCAAACCGAGGAATAAGCAGCAAAAATGAGTTGGCCGAAGCAAGGCCCAACCAAGAAGTGCGAGAGCATGCGTGTAGATTCTGGTGTTAAAGGCAACGAGGACGAGAAGAGGAACAAACCCTAGGGCCCCAGGGGCTGCGGCGCGGGATCGGAGGGCGATGGCGCGGGCGCGGAGCTCGTCGG encodes the following:
- the LOC117854501 gene encoding histone-lysine N-methyltransferase ATXR5 → MGRRAPSSTSSPELRRKRTAAPAPEPPTPRRFRSMADVMRRSRPVGAPPPVARAREEAAYDALLCDTCGSGDRDDELLICDRCDRGRHTFCLRPIAAKVPIGPWFCPDCAPPAKPVKGFPMKQTKIVDFFRIQKDDQDGVPAKCRLSQDVRRRRKRSLVMHKKRRRILPFVPTEDRARRLKQMASLATALTSSKTEFSNELTYMPNMAPRSSNQARLEDGGMQVLPKEDKETIELCRTMQQRGECPPLLVVFDSHEGFTVQADADIKDMTFIAEYVGDVDYLENRANDDCDCIMTLLLTADPSQRLVICPDKRGNISRFISGINNHTPDGKKKQNVKCVRYDIDAESHVLLVACRDIACGEKLYYDYNGYEHAYPTHHFL
- the LOC117854502 gene encoding uncharacterized protein; amino-acid sequence: MDGPRWTEEVDDLVDAGDVDGAVALLESVVSNLSTSAAAPSAADLRLATALGDLAGLHASRGDTLRADELRARAIALRSRAAAPGALGDQEPTEKCSSQEGAMGSKDSEVSANTEQNNEAEEDDWEAIADSGALDGTLVHSLEQEARVPSCSSSEKSSSTSSGPKRRGRGSFLYDKSVLYSDQCGSERDLDDKESSPQSGSKDHVNEQENSAVTAAAQLGTRHVLVLYDFSPSTRTIDLERIFEKFGDHGVAIRWVNDTSALAVFRTPSAATEAQSCIPPRYKVRSMKENDDLLTKIDGRDLEPPKPRPKTSARTAQRLIAHGMGLKQFTNFGSDELKKQEEERKNRIAARQAMRDEAWGSD